From a region of the Halomonas sp. HL-93 genome:
- the ahpC gene encoding alkyl hydroperoxide reductase subunit C, whose amino-acid sequence MSLINTAVQPFNATAYLNGEFVDVSDADLQGKWSIFFFYPADFTFVCPTELGDLADNYEEFKKLGVEIYSVSTDTHFTHKAWHDSSETIGKLQFPMIADPTLRISRNFEVLIEDAGLAERGTFVIDPDGKIQIVEINAGNIGRNAEELLRKVKAAQYVRANPNEVCPAKWKEGEETLAPSLDLVGKI is encoded by the coding sequence ATGTCTTTAATCAACACAGCAGTCCAACCGTTCAATGCAACCGCTTACCTGAACGGCGAATTTGTTGACGTTTCCGATGCCGATTTGCAAGGCAAGTGGAGCATCTTCTTCTTCTACCCAGCCGATTTCACGTTCGTTTGCCCTACAGAGCTTGGCGATTTGGCAGACAACTACGAAGAATTTAAAAAGCTTGGCGTCGAAATCTACAGCGTTTCCACCGACACGCACTTTACCCACAAGGCATGGCACGACAGCTCCGAAACAATCGGCAAGCTGCAGTTTCCCATGATTGCCGATCCCACGCTGCGGATTTCTCGCAACTTTGAAGTACTCATCGAAGACGCAGGCCTGGCCGAGCGCGGCACCTTCGTTATCGATCCTGATGGCAAGATCCAAATTGTTGAAATCAATGCAGGCAACATCGGACGCAATGCTGAAGAGTTGCTGCGCAAGGTAAAAGCCGCCCAATACGTGCGTGCTAACCCCAACGAAGTCTGCCCTGCCAAGTGGAAAGAAGGCGAAGAAACCCTAGCACCGTCGCTGGATCTGGTCGGCAAAATCTAA
- a CDS encoding polyamine ABC transporter substrate-binding protein — MGNIHKLSGAVAAISLVAAATTVHADDEVRVYNWSDYIAPDTLEKFTERTGIDVTYDVFDSNEVLDAALLSGRSGYDVVVPSTYYLTRQMKAEVYQPLDHDKIPNLKHLNPTLMENLEQVDPGSEYSVPYMWGTNGIGYNVDRVEEILGEDAPVDSWALLFDPEITSQLSEAGCGLSMLDSGDEMLSPAMVYLGLDPTNESIEDLEAAGELLGEVRDDMTYFHSSRYVSDLANGDICVAAGYSGDIFQAADRAEEAGRDFEVAYSIPKEGAALWFDMMAIPADAPNPDSAHAFINFILDPQIAAEITEYVRYANPNAAADEYLSDEILNDSAIYPDTDVMDNLYVQVEKPQDIQRARTRIWNRVKSGR, encoded by the coding sequence ATGGGGAACATTCACAAACTTTCCGGGGCCGTTGCGGCCATTTCACTTGTCGCAGCGGCAACCACGGTTCATGCCGATGATGAAGTGCGCGTGTATAACTGGTCTGACTATATTGCGCCCGATACATTGGAAAAATTCACGGAACGCACCGGCATAGACGTCACTTACGACGTGTTTGATAGCAACGAAGTGCTCGATGCAGCGTTGCTTTCAGGCCGATCTGGATATGATGTGGTTGTGCCGTCCACCTACTACCTGACGCGGCAAATGAAAGCCGAGGTGTATCAGCCGCTGGACCACGATAAAATTCCCAATTTAAAGCACTTGAATCCCACGCTGATGGAGAATCTGGAACAGGTTGATCCAGGCAGTGAGTACTCGGTGCCTTATATGTGGGGAACCAACGGCATTGGCTACAACGTCGATCGCGTCGAAGAGATTCTAGGTGAAGACGCGCCCGTCGACAGTTGGGCATTGTTATTTGACCCGGAAATTACCAGTCAGCTCAGCGAAGCCGGATGTGGCTTGTCGATGCTGGATTCCGGCGATGAAATGCTATCGCCCGCAATGGTGTATCTGGGACTGGACCCGACCAATGAAAGCATCGAGGACCTTGAAGCGGCAGGCGAGTTGCTCGGCGAGGTTCGCGATGACATGACCTATTTCCATTCGTCTCGCTATGTGTCGGACCTGGCCAACGGCGACATCTGCGTCGCAGCCGGTTACTCTGGGGATATTTTCCAGGCGGCTGACCGGGCTGAAGAAGCCGGGCGTGACTTTGAGGTTGCTTATAGTATCCCTAAAGAAGGCGCTGCACTGTGGTTTGACATGATGGCGATTCCCGCTGATGCACCCAATCCCGATAGCGCCCATGCCTTTATCAACTTTATACTTGACCCGCAAATCGCCGCTGAAATAACCGAGTACGTGCGGTATGCCAACCCTAACGCCGCCGCGGATGAGTATCTGTCTGACGAGATTCTCAACGATTCCGCCATCTACCCCGATACTGACGTGATGGATAACCTCTACGTTCAGGTTGAAAAGCCCCAGGACATCCAGCGCGCTCGCACTCGTATCTGGAACCGCGTAAAATCCGGCCGTTAA
- a CDS encoding ABC transporter ATP-binding protein, translating to MVTTPLSNDASSTSPTNAATLRAMGKAPRFADDIVLEVKRLSKRFDDALAVDDVSLQVKRGEIFALLGGSGSGKSTLLRMLAGFETPTEGRILLGGDDITAMPPHKRPINMMFQSYALFPHLSVAQNIAFGLKQDKLPKADIEARVAHMLKLVHMERFAKRKPHQLSGGQRQRVALARSLAKRPKLLLLDEPMGALDKKLRTEMQLEVVEIIEQVGVTCIMVTHDQEEAMTMADRVAIMADGWIEQVGSPIDIYESPVSRMVAEFVGTVNLFEGEIVEDAADHCKIVSPALERPIYIDHGITTQAMDRRVWAALRPEKIWLTREKPDAAHNWSEGRVEDIAYLGGFSLYYVRTPSGQLIKVSMANTERRGDRPTWEDRVYVHWEDHSAIVLNR from the coding sequence ATGGTGACTACGCCCCTATCGAACGACGCGTCATCCACGTCTCCTACCAATGCCGCTACGCTGCGTGCCATGGGCAAAGCGCCTCGGTTCGCGGATGATATCGTGTTGGAGGTAAAGCGGTTAAGTAAACGCTTTGATGATGCCTTGGCGGTAGATGATGTCAGTCTGCAGGTAAAACGCGGTGAGATCTTTGCCCTGCTGGGTGGTTCAGGTTCCGGCAAGTCGACGCTGTTGCGTATGCTGGCGGGTTTTGAAACGCCAACCGAGGGGCGTATTTTGCTGGGCGGTGACGATATCACCGCCATGCCGCCGCATAAGCGACCCATCAATATGATGTTTCAGTCTTATGCGCTGTTCCCGCATTTGAGCGTGGCTCAGAACATTGCGTTTGGTCTCAAACAAGACAAGTTACCTAAAGCCGATATTGAAGCGCGGGTCGCGCACATGCTTAAGCTGGTACACATGGAGCGCTTTGCCAAGCGTAAGCCTCACCAACTTTCCGGCGGTCAGCGCCAGCGTGTCGCACTGGCCCGTTCGTTGGCCAAACGGCCCAAGCTACTGCTGCTTGACGAACCGATGGGGGCGCTAGACAAAAAGCTGCGCACCGAGATGCAACTGGAAGTCGTTGAGATTATCGAGCAGGTCGGGGTGACGTGCATCATGGTCACCCACGATCAGGAAGAGGCCATGACCATGGCCGACCGCGTGGCGATAATGGCCGACGGCTGGATCGAGCAGGTGGGCTCGCCTATTGATATCTACGAAAGCCCGGTCAGCCGTATGGTGGCCGAGTTTGTAGGCACAGTGAACCTCTTTGAGGGCGAGATTGTTGAGGATGCGGCCGACCATTGCAAGATTGTTTCACCGGCGCTTGAACGGCCGATTTATATCGATCATGGGATTACCACCCAGGCCATGGACCGCCGAGTGTGGGCGGCGCTGCGCCCCGAGAAAATCTGGCTGACCCGCGAGAAGCCCGACGCGGCGCATAACTGGAGCGAGGGTAGGGTGGAAGATATTGCCTACCTGGGAGGGTTTTCGCTTTATTACGTGCGCACCCCCAGTGGCCAGCTCATCAAGGTCAGCATGGCCAATACCGAGCGGCGCGGCGATCGACCGACCTGGGAAGACCGTGTGTATGTACATTGGGAAGATCATAGCGCTATTGTGCTGAATCGCTAA
- a CDS encoding ABC transporter permease subunit, with amino-acid sequence MMPARFSAMLKRWQLGRRAVIALPLAWLTLFFLLPFALVLKISLSEATVAVPPYGALVEYVDQTLHIALNLGNYLFLASDSLYVAAYWGSLKTAFIATLVCLLIGYPMAYAMARTSARWQMILLLLVMLPSWTSFLIRIYAWMGILGNSGLLNNLLMGVGLIDSPLRMMNTQFAVIIGIVYAYLPFMVLPLYAHLTRLDSALLEAASDLGSRKLNTFIKVTLPLSMGGIIAGSMLVFIPAVGEFVIPELLGGPDTLMIGKVLWEEFFNNRDWPVASALAMVMLLLLLIPIVWFHRYQSRELEK; translated from the coding sequence ATGATGCCTGCTCGCTTTTCCGCCATGCTAAAACGCTGGCAGCTAGGGCGGCGCGCTGTCATCGCGCTGCCCTTGGCATGGCTGACGTTATTCTTCTTGCTGCCCTTTGCATTGGTACTAAAAATCAGCCTCTCGGAGGCGACCGTTGCGGTGCCGCCTTATGGGGCGCTGGTTGAGTACGTTGATCAAACGCTGCATATTGCCCTCAACCTGGGCAATTACCTGTTCTTGGCCTCGGACTCGCTGTATGTGGCGGCGTACTGGGGGTCGTTGAAAACTGCCTTCATCGCAACGCTGGTGTGTCTGTTGATTGGCTACCCAATGGCGTATGCAATGGCGCGTACCAGCGCGCGCTGGCAGATGATTTTATTGCTGTTGGTGATGTTACCGTCCTGGACGTCGTTTTTGATCCGTATCTATGCCTGGATGGGGATTCTCGGCAACAGCGGCTTGCTGAACAACCTGCTGATGGGCGTGGGTCTGATTGATTCCCCCTTGCGTATGATGAATACCCAGTTTGCGGTGATTATCGGGATTGTCTATGCCTACCTGCCGTTTATGGTACTGCCTCTCTACGCCCATCTGACCCGGCTGGACAGCGCGCTGCTTGAAGCGGCGTCGGATCTGGGATCTCGTAAGCTGAATACCTTCATCAAGGTGACGTTACCGCTGTCGATGGGCGGCATTATTGCAGGCTCGATGCTGGTTTTCATTCCTGCCGTTGGCGAATTCGTGATCCCCGAGCTGCTGGGTGGGCCGGATACCTTGATGATTGGCAAGGTGCTGTGGGAAGAGTTCTTCAATAATCGAGATTGGCCTGTGGCTTCGGCACTGGCCATGGTCATGTTGCTTTTGCTGTTGATTCCCATCGTATGGTTTCACCGTTATCAGTCCCGGGAGTTGGAAAAATGA
- a CDS encoding ABC transporter permease subunit, which translates to MSIAKPRLRFTSVMLVVGLLFLYLPMLVLVVYSFNASKLVTVWSGFSTQWYGELFRDEQILSAIWMSLRIAFFSASMAVCLGTIAAFVMTRYGRFRGKTALSSMVTAPLVMPEVITGLSLLLLFVQMAQITGWPADRGMATIWIAHTTFCSAYVAVVVAARLREIDLSIEEAAMDLGSPPMRTFFCVTLPIISPALVAGWLLAFTLSLDDLVIASFVSGPGANTLPMVVFSSVRMGVSPKINALATLIILAVSLATLLAWYLMRRNEAKRQLALKASAH; encoded by the coding sequence ATGAGCATAGCCAAGCCACGACTGCGCTTTACCAGCGTTATGCTGGTGGTCGGATTGCTGTTTTTGTACCTGCCGATGCTGGTGTTGGTGGTTTACTCGTTCAATGCCTCGAAGCTGGTGACGGTTTGGTCAGGGTTTTCAACCCAGTGGTACGGCGAGTTGTTTCGCGATGAACAAATCCTTTCGGCGATATGGATGAGCCTGCGCATTGCGTTTTTCTCCGCCAGCATGGCGGTATGCCTGGGCACCATCGCCGCGTTTGTGATGACCCGCTACGGTCGATTTCGCGGCAAAACGGCGCTTTCCAGCATGGTGACGGCGCCCTTGGTGATGCCCGAAGTCATTACCGGCCTATCGCTTCTACTGCTGTTTGTGCAAATGGCCCAAATCACTGGGTGGCCCGCAGATCGGGGAATGGCGACGATTTGGATCGCGCATACCACGTTTTGTAGTGCTTACGTGGCTGTGGTGGTGGCGGCCCGTCTGCGTGAGATTGACCTGTCTATCGAGGAAGCCGCCATGGACCTCGGCTCGCCGCCGATGAGAACGTTTTTCTGCGTGACGCTGCCGATTATTTCCCCGGCCCTTGTGGCGGGCTGGCTACTGGCGTTTACGCTCTCATTGGATGACTTGGTGATTGCCAGTTTTGTGTCTGGACCAGGCGCCAATACGCTGCCGATGGTGGTGTTTTCGTCGGTACGTATGGGCGTCTCACCCAAGATTAATGCGCTGGCGACGCTGATTATTTTAGCGGTATCGCTGGCAACGCTTTTGGCGTGGTACCTGATGCGGCGAAATGAAGCCAAGCGTCAGCTTGCGCTGAAAGCGTCCGCCCATTAA